In Hahella sp. KA22, one genomic interval encodes:
- a CDS encoding cohesin domain-containing protein, translating to MKLLHFFAVILLALSASARASYISFQVSTDHIVVGDAFYVDVILEKPFDGLFDGDELLAFGFNLGYDAGVLQLVDSTVGFPWDDDSALFPGIDVAGSAFPGVTDDSGAGLLLARLSFSAVAAGLSQLSLFGDSAANPDLGLLYLSGSDVINARKDMRIYSVPQPASMWMLALGGLGLLVRRKAAGVR from the coding sequence ATGAAGTTGTTGCATTTTTTCGCTGTGATTCTGCTTGCCCTGTCGGCTTCCGCGCGGGCCTCATACATTTCCTTCCAGGTGTCGACGGACCATATTGTGGTGGGCGATGCGTTCTATGTGGACGTCATCCTGGAGAAACCGTTTGACGGCCTGTTCGATGGCGATGAGCTATTGGCGTTTGGCTTTAATCTTGGCTATGACGCCGGTGTGCTCCAGCTTGTCGACAGTACAGTGGGATTTCCTTGGGACGATGATTCCGCGCTGTTTCCCGGGATTGATGTGGCGGGGTCCGCATTTCCCGGCGTGACGGACGACAGCGGCGCTGGCCTGCTGCTGGCGCGCTTGAGCTTCAGCGCCGTCGCAGCAGGACTGTCCCAGTTGAGCCTGTTTGGCGATAGCGCCGCGAATCCGGATCTGGGGCTGTTGTATTTGTCGGGAAGCGATGTGATCAATGCGCGCAAGGACATGCGCATCTACTCCGTGCCGCAGCCTGCTTCAATGTGGATGTTGGCGTTGGGAGGCTTGGGACTGCTGGTGAGAAGGAAAGCCGCCGGCGTCCGCTAA